The Echeneis naucrates chromosome 8, fEcheNa1.1, whole genome shotgun sequence genome has a window encoding:
- the cabp5b gene encoding calcium-binding protein 5b isoform X1 — MSLKQACIFLRGGTRRQVSQALTHDEIEELHEAFVEFDKDKDGFISCKDLGNLMRTMGYMPTEMELIELSQNINMNLGGRVDFEDFVELMTPKLLAETAGMIGLKELKDAFREFDIDGDGSITSDELRNAMIKLLGEHTSKNEIDAVVREADNNGDGTVDFEEFVKMMSQK; from the exons ATGAGTCTGAAACAAGCCTGCATCTTTCTTCGAGGAGGAACAAGGAGACAAGTAAGTCA AGCTCTGACACATGATGAGATAGAAG AGTTGCATGAAGCGTTTGTAGAgtttgacaaagacaaagatggaTTCATAAGCTGTAAAGACTTGGGGAACCTGATGAGGACGATGGGCTACATGCCAACTGAAATGGAGCTGATAGAACTGAGCCAGAACATCAACATGAACT TGGGGGGACGGGTGGACTTTGAAGATTTTGTAGAATTAATGACCCCGAAGCTCCTGGCTGAAACTGCAGGGATGATTGGGTTGAAGGAACTTAAAGATGCTTTCAGAGAG TTTGACATAGATGGTGATGGGTCAATTACATCAGATGAGCTGAGAAATGCCATGATAAAGCTATTAGGTGAACACACcagcaaaaatgaaattgatGCAGTTGTCAGAGAAGCTGACAACAACGGGGACGGAACAGTTGATTTTGAGG AGTTTGTGAAAATGATGTCACAGAAATGA
- the cabp5b gene encoding calcium-binding protein 5b isoform X2: MSLKQACIFLRGGTRRQTRALTHDEIEELHEAFVEFDKDKDGFISCKDLGNLMRTMGYMPTEMELIELSQNINMNLGGRVDFEDFVELMTPKLLAETAGMIGLKELKDAFREFDIDGDGSITSDELRNAMIKLLGEHTSKNEIDAVVREADNNGDGTVDFEEFVKMMSQK, translated from the exons ATGAGTCTGAAACAAGCCTGCATCTTTCTTCGAGGAGGAACAAGGAGACAA ACAAGAGCTCTGACACATGATGAGATAGAAG AGTTGCATGAAGCGTTTGTAGAgtttgacaaagacaaagatggaTTCATAAGCTGTAAAGACTTGGGGAACCTGATGAGGACGATGGGCTACATGCCAACTGAAATGGAGCTGATAGAACTGAGCCAGAACATCAACATGAACT TGGGGGGACGGGTGGACTTTGAAGATTTTGTAGAATTAATGACCCCGAAGCTCCTGGCTGAAACTGCAGGGATGATTGGGTTGAAGGAACTTAAAGATGCTTTCAGAGAG TTTGACATAGATGGTGATGGGTCAATTACATCAGATGAGCTGAGAAATGCCATGATAAAGCTATTAGGTGAACACACcagcaaaaatgaaattgatGCAGTTGTCAGAGAAGCTGACAACAACGGGGACGGAACAGTTGATTTTGAGG AGTTTGTGAAAATGATGTCACAGAAATGA
- the asphd1 gene encoding aspartate beta-hydroxylase domain-containing protein 2 has protein sequence MHWSINTLPMPPYVELGVHSLSGLLWTILLLFLWHCYRMGSDLPIPGHAHSGKLKSGSRRSMMSRSGICAGTRCSARSKLSRSDQISPFISMETGEDEEQGQGYLTPVLSHALFPAQASAEAKKLYAALQEYAKRYSWVGMGRIHKGLREQVRLNDHSAIQKPHLFFLPDVPSVPFFPRDAHRHDIEVLEANYSAILAEFQAVYQRGTDSKLGWTCLGPKGQAVFPLYSAGVCVAGNCRSCPCTYRTLLSLRTFISSNSLGSAGFWLLGPGATLGSSYGPTNTRLRCHLGLQTPPLCELVVGGEPQCWSEGHCLLVDDSFLHTISHKGPPDAAPRVILSVDLWHPNVAAAERQALDYMFSPDL, from the exons ATGCACTGGTCAATCAACACATTGCCCATGCCTCCATACGTAGAGCTGGGTGTCCATTCACTGAGTGGCCTTCTTTGGACTatactcctcctcttcctgtggCATTGTTATCGAATGGGCTCTGATCTCCCAATTCCTGGCCATGCACATAGTGGAAAGCTCAAGTCAGGCTCAAGGCGGTCCATGATGTCCCGGAGCGGTATCTGTGCTGGAACAAGATGTAGTGCGCGATCCAAGCTGTCAAGGAGTGATCAAATTAGTCCCTTTATTTCCATGGAAACaggggaggatgaggagcaggGACAGGGCTACCTCACCCCTGTGCTGAGTCATGCCTTGTTTCCAGCCCAGGCATCTGCAGAAGCCAAAAAACTCTATGCAGCACTTCAAGAATATGCCAAACGCTACAGTTGGGTGGGCATGGGCCGCATTCACAAAGGCCTTCGTGAGCAG GTCAGACTAAATGATCACTCTGCGATACAGAAGCCGCATCTCTTCTTCCTGCCAGATGTCCCGAGTGTTCCTTTCTTCCCACGTGACGCTCATCGACATGATATTGAGGTCTTGGAAGCCAACTACTCTGCAATTTTAGCTGAATTCCAGGCTGTTTACCAGAGAGGAACTGACTCAAAACTAGGCTGGACCTGTCTTGGACCAAAG GGCCAGGCAGTGTTTCCCTTGTACAGTGCTGGCGTCTGTGTGGCGGGAAACTGTCGCTCTTGTCCCTGCACCTATCGGACGCTTCTCTCCCTCCGCACATTTATAAGCAGCAACTCTCTGGGATCTGCTGGATTCTGGCTGTTGGGGCCTGGGGCTACTTTAGGAAGTTCGTATGGACCCACCAATACGCGTCTGCGCTGTCACCTTG GTCTGCAGACACCACCCCTGTGTGAGTTGGTGGTGGGAGGGGAGCCCCAGTGCTGGTCAGAGGGACATTGCCTGCTGGTTGATGACTCGTTTCTTCACACCATCTCCCACAAGG GGCCTCCAGATGCTGCACCCCGCGTCATTTTGAGTGTGGACCTCTGGCATCCGAATGTGGCTGCGGCAGAGAGACAAGCTCTGGACTACATGTTCAGCCCTGACCTCTGA